GGGACTATATAAGTTTTCTATCTGTACTTTAGTTAAAGTTCCCGCAGAATAAAGCTGCTTTTCATAAGAAATTATCCTTGCTTTATCATCGTATGCTGTTCCTTTTTGTATAAAATATTTACCATTACTATTTTCAGATGAAGATAATATTCTTCCCTGAGAATCGTATACTACATTAGAACCATAAGATTTGCCATTTGAAGTTCCAGATCTTGAAACAACTCTGCCTAAATTGTCATAACTATAAGATAGGGTTTTGTTTGTAGAATTTCCCCCCATCTGTCGTTGAAAACTCTTTTTGGGATATAAGCTGTCCTAATGTATTATATGTATACTCTTTAGTTCCTTTAGGGCTAATTATTTTCTTAGGTTGTCCAAAGGAATCATATTCATATTTATATAGCCCATTAGAAGGATCATTAAATTCTGATTTTCTTCCCCAAGAATCATATTTGGTAGTAACAATATTCTCTTCATATTTTGCCTGAATTTGCTCTCCTGTTGCGTTATATTTGAACTGTATTGTTCCTCCTTTGTCAGTTGAAGCAATAGTATTTCCAAGAGCATCTGTGGTCTGAGATGTTGTTCTTGCATACCCATTTAGTTCTTGTACGCTTGTGGTTAAACCTGTTGTAGAAGTTTTTATTTGCTTACCTGTAAATATTGTGGATGTTACCTGTGTAGGAAATACCGTATCATTATACGTAAAGGTATTCCACTGGCTGGCACTTTGACCTTCAAAATAAGGTTCTGATTCTTTTAGTTTTCGTCCTAATACATCATATGTTGTTTCTTTTGAAACAAATTGTCCTTGCCCAAAATTTTTAGTAGAGATTTTATAATTTTGTCCAAGCTTATTGATGTATTTTTTAGAAATGTTTCCATCAGGATTATATTGCGTAACTGTAATATTTGCATTGTCATCTCTATGATACTGATAGGTTGTTGTTCCTCCTATATTAGTTTTCGAAGAAAAAAGTTTACCCCATCCATCATATGTATTATTTACAGTGTTAGCTATAGGATCTGTCTGTTTAATAATTTGTCCTAAAGCATTGTATTCAATCTGTGTAATTAGATTTAAATTATCAATTTGCTTTATTGCGAATCTACCTTGAGTTTCGTATTCAGCTTTTGTAGTTTGGGTTTGTCCATCAATACTGTTACTAATCACTTTCTGAGTGATATTTCCGAAAATATCATAATTATAAGTTTCCATAAGAAAACCTGTATTATCTCTGTTCCATGTTTTCAGAGTTTTTAACAGATTATTCTCATAATTATACTCTTCTTTAGTAGATTTAGTATCTCCATAGGCTTGGGTGATATTAGTTGTAGATTGAAGGCGACCAATAAAATAATTACTACCAATTCCTGAAGGATTATGGGAATATTCAAAGGTTCGGGTTTGAATACCATAACCACTATTGGTATTAATTATACTTTGTGCAGGGAAATAATATTGTCCATAGGTTATATTTTCGTTTGTGATGACGTTAGTTAAAAAGTCTTTTATTTTGGTACTTTTAGGAATAGTTGCTGTTATAATTTTAGACTTATCAGAATTTATAATGTCGGTAGTAACTTGCCCATTAACAATTTTGTCAATTTGATAAATTGTAGATTTGAAACTTAAAAGTTCAGAATTATTTTCAGAAATATCTGTTGGGAAAACTTTAGATTCGTCATGGGTTCTGATGCTCCATTCTTTTATAGGCATATTTTCTTGTGATGGATCTACCTCTGTTCCTGACCAAATCTGAGTATTCTCAAATCCTTCTGCATATAATGAGGAACGAGCAATTTGACGAAATCCTAATCCTCCTTTTCCTTTTAAGTGAGCTATTAAACCTCTATATCGAAAATCTTGTTTTAAACCAGAGCTCTTTAGTTGAGAAACAGCAAATGTTTGTCCTACTCGATTAAATTCAATGTAAGGGTAATGTTCTTTTTTTGTAGGCAAATAAAAAGTAGGATTTATTAATGGGTCTAGCTCTTTGTATTCTATTTCTGTTTTTAGACCTCCTTGATTAATTGCATTTATACGTGCTTCTTTAGAAATGTCATAAAAGCTTATCTTCTTTACTCTATCACCTGGTGAACTTCTGTCAGCAAAAGGAGCAACAAGAATAAGCTGATGTAATGATTTATTAATCCTAAAGCTACCTAAAAGTTCCTGAAAATCAAATCTCATTCTTTGATTAAAATTACTCGTAGGCTCATTTATAAACCCATTACTATCATTTAGAGGCCCTTCATTAAAGGAATAACGAATATCATTGTTGAATTTATTTTCTCCGGAAGATATTTTAATATCAATAGTGTTGTAATAGTAAATATTCCGGATTGTAGGAGAGTTATTCATCTTAACTCTCTCCTTTCTGAAATTGAAGGTAACAAAGTCGCTTTTTCCGTCCTTATTTAGATCATATGTTTGATGGCTAGTTCTCTCAAGAGTAGCCGTACCATCGCTATTAGAATTGAAATAAGGTTCTTGACGATATAATGCAAAGTTAGCTTTAAACTCTTCAATAAATGATTTTCCTGTTGACTGATATAGATACCAATCAGAGGTAGTTCCGGCTGAAGGAACTAGTAAATCACTTCTTCCATCTCCATTAAAGTCACCTACAACTGCTCCTTTTGATATCCCTTTGATTGAATTATCATTTAAATAAAAACC
The sequence above is a segment of the Chryseobacterium sp. MYb264 genome. Coding sequences within it:
- a CDS encoding SpvB/TcaC N-terminal domain-containing protein gives rise to the protein MTPGFTAKSNVSNPFVAKIGPGTENPGGGPTDSNAGANNPTGTTAPSGKSFHDTKGNIEVNGAGQLQFTLPIALPPGIKDIAPQIDLVYTSGSSNGIAGYGWNISGITSISRIGKNIEKDGEIKGVQLDYSDYYSFNGQRLILKSGEYGQDGAEYITEKYSNIKIKSIGSLQGFSVQNINGPKFWKVTFEDGSQAWYGATDSNVEFSPGRTPLEYNIIKWRNAQGNDITYVYSQSNNVSTISSILWGSNDAIQQLPFNRIDFNYAERNLAEQSYVNGTKFIQNKILSEIKISSNENPVRRYGLDYIQEANGNKYQFVKQITEYNSANEAANPITFDYETSTRSQDFSESKSSSLESGLLGDFDGDGAIDALEYRDQQFRICESFTPGFNGGTCINPTYKPAGLYIIKKALDTTSDELTFVGTLDTTKEEFKKALPISFKSTSGVVENKQGFAYYKQITNTTSGKKDIQLFVYSIGDNNQLEYQYTKVIPNSIYDNTTPDLDPLEGGYSVKTTPLKLTEMDLDGDGLSELLLGLNDDEHIKILKPQDPHGPIGIPEFDETFSNKKRYLVINMDNTVSEAQSYSQMSFYPYNTDIFETYKIGDFDGDGKTDLLRFDSGNRPFIIQFYKDSNNLFSNIERGFYLNDNSIKGISKGAVVGDFNGDGRSDLLVPSAGTTSDWYLYQSTGKSFIEEFKANFALYRQEPYFNSNSDGTATLERTSHQTYDLNKDGKSDFVTFNFRKERVKMNNSPTIRNIYYYNTIDIKISSGENKFNNDIRYSFNEGPLNDSNGFINEPTSNFNQRMRFDFQELLGSFRINKSLHQLILVAPFADRSSPGDRVKKISFYDISKEARINAINQGGLKTEIEYKELDPLINPTFYLPTKKEHYPYIEFNRVGQTFAVSQLKSSGLKQDFRYRGLIAHLKGKGGLGFRQIARSSLYAEGFENTQIWSGTEVDPSQENMPIKEWSIRTHDESKVFPTDISENNSELLSFKSTIYQIDKIVNGQVTTDIINSDKSKIITATIPKSTKIKDFLTNVITNENITYGQYYFPAQSIINTNSGYGIQTRTFEYSHNPSGIGSNYFIGRLQSTTNITQAYGDTKSTKEEYNYENNLLKTLKTWNRDNTGFLMETYNYDIFGNITQKVISNSIDGQTQTTKAEYETQGRFAIKQIDNLNLITQIEYNALGQIIKQTDPIANTVNNTYDGWGKLFSSKTNIGGTTTYQYHRDDNANITVTQYNPDGNISKKYINKLGQNYKISTKNFGQGQFVSKETTYDVLGRKLKESEPYFEGQSASQWNTFTYNDTVFPTQVTSTIFTGKQIKTSTTGLTTSVQELNGYARTTSQTTDALGNTIASTDKGGTIQFKYNATGEQIQAKYEENIVTTKYDSWGRKSEFNDPSNGLYKYEYDSFGQPKKIISPKGTKEYTYNTLGQLISQKEFSTTDGGKFYKQNPIL